In one window of Erinaceus europaeus chromosome 17, mEriEur2.1, whole genome shotgun sequence DNA:
- the GPHA2 gene encoding glycoprotein hormone alpha-2, which yields MASPHALLLCLLALVATGGQGRQAALPGCHLHPFNVTVRSDRQGTCQGAHMAQACVGHCESSAFPSRHSVLVASGYRHNITSVSQCCTISRLRKVKVQLRCGDGRREELDIFSARACQCDMCRLSRY from the exons ATGGCGTCCCCCCACGCCCTGCTGCTCTGCCTGCTGGCCCTGGTGGCCACTGGAGGCCAGGGTCGGCAGGCAGCCCTCCCAGGGTGCCACCTGCACC CCTTCAACGTGACGGTGCGGAGCGACCGCCAGGGCACCTGCCAGGGTGCCCACATGGCCCAGGCCTGCGTGGGCCACTGTGAGTCCAGCGCCTTCCCCTCCCGGCACTCGGTGCTGGTGGCCAGCGGCTACCGACACAACATCACCTCCGTCTCCCAGTGCTGCACCATCAGCCGCCTGCGCAAG GTCAAGGTGCAGCTGCGGTGCGGGGACGGCCGCAGGGAGGAGCTGGACATCTTCTCGGCCAGGGCCTGCCAGTGTGACATGTGCCGCCTGTCCCGCTACTAG